The following proteins are co-located in the Solanum pennellii chromosome 1, SPENNV200 genome:
- the LOC107023182 gene encoding octapeptide-repeat protein T2 encodes MERKRKGRGRVRGGWKEREGRREEGGGKREKGRGKGEEKRERKEGKREREGRREEGGGKREKGRGKEEVKREAERGKKGEGRGKRGGRRKEGKREREGGREEGGRKREKGRERGRGKIRVVFLPPF; translated from the coding sequence ATGGAGAGGAAGAGGAAGGGGAGGGGAAGAGTGAGAGGTGGCTGGAAGGAGAGGGAAGGGAGAAGAGAAGAGGGAGGCGGAAAGAGGGAAAAAGGGAGAGGGAAGGGAGAAGAGAAGAGGGAGCGGAAAGAGGGAAAAAGGGAGAGGGAAGGGAGAAGAGAAGAGGGAGGCGGAAAGAGGGAAAAAGGGAGAGGGAAGGAGGAAGTGAAGAGGGAGGCGGAAAGAGGGAAAAAGGGAGAAGGAAGGGGGAAGAGAGGAGGGAGGCGGAAAGAGGGAAAAAGGGAGAGGGAAGGGGGAAGAGAAGAGGGAGGCAGAAAGAGGGAAAAAGGGAGAGAGAGGGGGCGGGGGAAGATTAGGGTTGTTTTCCTCCCCCCTTTCTAA